A genomic segment from Blastococcus sp. PRF04-17 encodes:
- a CDS encoding DUF3072 domain-containing protein yields the protein MSESDPTLEKDPSDWVTGEEPATGAQKSYLETLARGTDQQVPDDLTKAEASEKIDELKSS from the coding sequence ATGAGCGAATCAGACCCCACTCTGGAGAAGGACCCGTCCGACTGGGTGACCGGCGAGGAACCGGCCACCGGCGCCCAGAAGAGCTACCTCGAGACGCTGGCGCGCGGCACCGACCAGCAGGTCCCCGACGACCTGACCAAGGCCGAGGCGTCGGAGAAGATCGACGAGCTGAAGTCGAGCTGA
- a CDS encoding 30S ribosomal protein bS22: MGSVIKKRRKRMAKKKHRKLLKKTRVQRRNKK; this comes from the coding sequence GTGGGTTCGGTCATCAAGAAGCGGCGCAAGCGGATGGCGAAGAAGAAGCACCGCAAGCTGCTGAAGAAGACGCGCGTTCAGCGTCGCAACAAGAAGTGA
- a CDS encoding 1-acyl-sn-glycerol-3-phosphate acyltransferase produces MPPAVVLVTGVSRWLGGALAAELAGDPSIGRVIGVDTVPPSPEMLRRLGRTEFVRADIRNPLIGKVIAAASVDTVVHMNISSTPAGSGGRGPMKELNVIGTMQLLAACQRAPSVRRFVLKSTSAVYGASSRDPAVFTEAMQARAVPAGGFAKDSLDIEGYVRAFARRRPEVDVAVLRFTNFIGPRIDSLLTGFFRMPVVPTALGYDARVQLLHEDDALAVLTRATTGEFTGTVNVGGEGTLLLSQAIRRLGRVEVPLPTPALGSVGRLSRRFGFVDYSPEQMRFLNFGRVVDTTVLRQEFGYTPATRRRPRWPTTPARCRRWSRRSWSTRRRPVSGRCSSVPATPRPRSGTGCARPRPPRGCGRCAMPEARVIPLRPDDDDPYVPPTAPPGWEEQLAGGLEFLRRRLTGEYETDEFGFDPDLTDHLLLPILRPLYEKWFRVESQGLENVPSEGGALVVANHSGTIPADALMATVALHDDHPARRRLRLLGADLVFDLPFIGSMSRKMGTTLACNEDAERLLTTGELVGVFPEGFKGIGKPFRDRYTLQRFGRGGFVTAALRTGVPIIPCAIVGAEEIYPMIGNAKTAARLLGLPYLPITPTFPLLGPLGLVPLPSKWLIAFGEPIETASYGPAAAEDPMLVFNLTDQVRETIQQQLYQLLLQRKSVFG; encoded by the coding sequence GTGCCGCCCGCGGTCGTCCTCGTCACCGGCGTGAGTCGGTGGCTGGGTGGTGCGCTGGCGGCCGAGCTCGCGGGCGACCCGTCCATCGGCCGGGTGATCGGCGTGGACACCGTCCCGCCGTCCCCGGAGATGCTCCGCCGGCTCGGCCGCACGGAGTTCGTGCGGGCCGACATCCGCAACCCGCTCATCGGCAAGGTCATCGCCGCGGCGTCGGTGGACACCGTCGTCCACATGAACATCAGCTCCACCCCCGCCGGGTCCGGCGGCCGCGGGCCGATGAAGGAACTGAACGTCATCGGCACGATGCAGCTGCTGGCCGCCTGCCAGCGCGCTCCGTCGGTACGCCGGTTCGTGCTGAAGTCGACGAGTGCCGTGTACGGCGCCTCCTCCCGCGACCCCGCGGTCTTCACCGAGGCCATGCAGGCACGGGCCGTGCCGGCGGGTGGCTTCGCCAAGGACAGCCTCGACATCGAGGGATACGTGCGTGCCTTCGCGCGGCGGCGTCCCGAGGTCGACGTCGCCGTCCTGCGGTTCACCAACTTCATCGGGCCGCGGATCGACTCGCTGCTGACAGGGTTCTTCCGCATGCCCGTCGTCCCCACCGCCCTGGGGTACGACGCCCGCGTGCAGCTGCTCCACGAGGACGACGCCCTCGCGGTGCTGACCCGCGCGACCACCGGCGAGTTCACCGGCACGGTGAACGTGGGGGGTGAGGGCACGCTCCTGCTCTCCCAGGCGATCCGCCGGCTGGGTCGGGTCGAGGTCCCTCTCCCGACGCCCGCCCTCGGTTCGGTCGGCCGGCTCTCCCGCCGATTCGGTTTCGTGGACTACTCGCCCGAGCAGATGCGCTTCCTGAACTTCGGCCGGGTCGTCGACACGACGGTGCTGCGCCAGGAGTTCGGTTACACCCCCGCTACACGACGGAGGCCGCGTTGGCCGACTACGCCCGCACGGTGCCGCCGGTGGTCTCGCCGCAGCTGGTCGACGCGGCGGCGTCCCGTATCCGGTCGGTGCTCGAGCGTGCCGGCGACACCGCGTCCGCGGTCGGGGACCGGCTGCGCCCGGCCCCGCCCTCCCCGGGGCTGCGGGCGGTGCGCGATGCCTGAGGCCCGCGTGATCCCCCTGCGTCCCGACGACGACGACCCGTACGTCCCGCCGACCGCGCCGCCTGGCTGGGAGGAGCAGCTCGCCGGCGGGCTGGAGTTCCTGCGCCGGAGGCTGACCGGTGAGTACGAGACCGACGAGTTCGGCTTCGACCCCGACCTGACCGACCACCTGCTGCTGCCGATCCTGCGGCCGCTCTACGAGAAGTGGTTCCGCGTCGAGAGCCAGGGCCTGGAGAACGTGCCGTCCGAGGGCGGCGCCCTGGTCGTGGCCAACCACTCCGGCACGATCCCGGCCGACGCCCTCATGGCCACCGTCGCGTTGCACGACGACCATCCCGCCCGGCGCCGGCTGCGGCTGCTCGGCGCCGACCTCGTGTTCGACCTGCCGTTCATCGGGTCGATGTCGCGCAAGATGGGCACGACGCTGGCCTGCAACGAGGACGCCGAGCGGTTGCTCACCACCGGCGAGCTGGTGGGCGTCTTCCCCGAGGGCTTCAAGGGCATCGGCAAGCCGTTCCGCGACCGGTACACCCTGCAGCGGTTCGGCCGCGGCGGCTTCGTCACCGCGGCGCTGCGCACCGGCGTGCCGATCATCCCGTGTGCCATCGTCGGCGCCGAGGAGATCTACCCGATGATCGGCAACGCCAAGACGGCCGCCCGCCTGCTCGGGCTGCCCTACCTGCCGATCACACCGACGTTTCCGCTCCTCGGTCCCCTCGGGCTGGTCCCGCTGCCGTCGAAGTGGCTGATCGCGTTCGGCGAGCCCATCGAGACGGCGTCCTATGGCCCGGCCGCGGCCGAGGACCCGATGCTCGTGTTCAACCTGACCGACCAGGTCAGGGAGACCATCCAGCAGCAGCTCTACCAGTTGCTGCTGCAGCGGAAGTCGGTCTTCGGGTAA
- a CDS encoding Ppx/GppA phosphatase family protein: MRLGVLDVGSNTVHLLVVDAHRGAHPTPMHDDRWLLRLAEHVGEDNQLSKAGEKALLKAVQEACDQAEKQGCEELLAMVTSAIREATNGLEVLDRVRDRTGVELQVLSGEDEARLTFLAVRRWFGWSAGQLLVLDIGGGSLELAAGIDEDPDVALSLPLGAGRMTRRFLPEARDGGRPDLAGLSKLRAHADELLAPAAKRLRKVGAPDLVAATSKTFRTLARLTGAAPYSAGIWTARQLQLESLEQLVGFVSRIESGALGELQGVSVDRAHQVPAGAVVAAATMRALDVRCVRICPWALREGVILRRLDSLGGA, from the coding sequence ATGCGGCTCGGGGTGCTGGACGTCGGCTCGAACACCGTCCACCTGCTCGTGGTGGACGCCCACCGCGGCGCGCACCCCACCCCGATGCACGACGACCGGTGGCTGCTGCGGCTCGCCGAGCACGTCGGTGAGGACAACCAGCTGTCGAAGGCAGGGGAGAAGGCTCTGCTCAAGGCGGTCCAGGAAGCCTGCGACCAGGCCGAGAAGCAGGGCTGCGAGGAACTGCTGGCGATGGTCACCTCGGCCATCCGCGAGGCGACGAACGGCCTCGAGGTCCTGGACCGCGTGCGTGATCGCACCGGCGTGGAGCTGCAGGTGCTCAGCGGCGAGGACGAGGCCCGGCTCACGTTCCTCGCCGTCCGCCGGTGGTTCGGGTGGAGCGCGGGACAGCTGCTGGTCCTCGACATCGGTGGTGGCTCGCTGGAGCTGGCCGCCGGCATCGACGAGGACCCCGACGTCGCCCTCTCCCTGCCGCTCGGCGCGGGACGCATGACCCGCCGTTTCCTCCCGGAGGCCCGGGACGGCGGCCGGCCGGACCTCGCGGGGCTGAGCAAGCTGCGTGCCCACGCGGACGAGCTGCTCGCCCCGGCCGCGAAGCGGCTGCGCAAGGTGGGTGCGCCCGACCTGGTCGCCGCGACCAGCAAGACCTTCCGCACCCTGGCCCGCCTCACCGGTGCCGCGCCCTACTCCGCCGGCATCTGGACGGCTCGGCAACTGCAGCTGGAGTCGCTGGAACAGCTGGTCGGTTTCGTGTCCCGCATCGAGTCCGGCGCGCTCGGCGAGTTGCAGGGCGTGTCGGTCGACCGGGCGCACCAGGTTCCCGCGGGCGCGGTCGTGGCTGCCGCGACGATGCGTGCGCTCGACGTACGGTGCGTGCGGATCTGTCCGTGGGCGCTGCGGGAGGGTGTCATCCTGCGCAGGCTGGACTCGTTGGGAGGGGCGTGA
- the proC gene encoding pyrroline-5-carboxylate reductase, protein MTATGRRGLAIIGGGKIGEALLSGLIRRGGPDGILVCERSPERAAQLAERYGVAAVGLADAAARARVLLLAVKPQDIDVLLRALAEHVDTGHLVISVAAGVPTQRIEAALPDGVPVVRVMPNTPALVDEGMSVLSAGAHAAEADLDEAEALLAAVGRVRRVPEDQQDAVTALSGSGPAYFFYLVEAMVDAGILLGLPRALAADLIVQTALGSAVMMRDSGEHPVQLREAVTSPGGTTIAAVRELERHGVRAALIAAIEAAHARSVELGRDKT, encoded by the coding sequence ATGACCGCCACCGGACGCCGCGGCCTGGCCATCATCGGCGGCGGCAAGATCGGCGAGGCGCTGTTGTCGGGCCTGATCCGGCGGGGGGGACCGGACGGGATCCTCGTCTGCGAGCGCAGTCCCGAGCGTGCCGCGCAGCTCGCCGAGCGGTACGGGGTCGCCGCGGTCGGCCTGGCCGACGCCGCCGCCCGGGCTCGGGTGCTGCTGCTGGCGGTCAAGCCCCAGGACATCGACGTCCTGCTGCGCGCGCTGGCCGAGCACGTCGACACCGGTCACCTGGTCATCTCGGTCGCGGCCGGCGTGCCGACCCAGCGGATCGAGGCGGCTCTGCCCGACGGCGTGCCGGTCGTCCGCGTCATGCCGAACACCCCCGCCCTCGTCGACGAGGGCATGAGCGTGCTGTCGGCCGGGGCGCACGCGGCGGAGGCCGACCTGGACGAGGCCGAGGCGCTGCTCGCGGCGGTCGGCAGGGTGCGCCGGGTCCCGGAGGATCAGCAGGATGCCGTCACCGCGCTGTCCGGGAGCGGGCCGGCCTACTTCTTCTACCTGGTCGAGGCCATGGTCGACGCGGGCATCCTGCTCGGCCTCCCGCGGGCACTGGCGGCCGACCTCATCGTCCAGACCGCGCTCGGCTCGGCGGTGATGATGCGCGACTCGGGCGAGCACCCGGTGCAGCTGCGCGAGGCGGTCACGAGCCCGGGCGGGACGACGATCGCCGCGGTGCGGGAACTCGAGAGGCACGGCGTGCGAGCCGCGCTCATCGCCGCGATCGAGGCCGCGCACGCCCGCTCGGTCGAACTCGGCCGCGACAAGACCTGA
- a CDS encoding HAD family hydrolase: MPRVPFRGRRSPALTDEETRAHVAGAASAAAAEVAAPTAVEPDLTGAAFFDVDNTMMMGASLFWFARGLAARKYFSTRDMLGFVWQQAKFRIGGNEGNPDDMHTIRENALAFVAGRPVSEIVEASEEIYDELMADRIWAGTRALAQQHLDAGQRVWLVTATPVELASIIAHRLGLTGALGTVAEVRDGRYTGRLVGELMHGPAKAEAVLALAEREGLDLSRCTAYSDSANDLPMLSLTGHAVAVNPDTELRAVARARGWTIKDFRTGRKAAKIGVPTVGVAALSGGLVGGAIALRRRNKFPW, encoded by the coding sequence GTGCCGCGAGTGCCCTTCCGCGGGCGCCGCTCCCCGGCGCTGACCGACGAGGAGACCCGCGCCCACGTCGCCGGCGCCGCTTCGGCTGCCGCGGCGGAGGTCGCCGCCCCGACCGCGGTCGAGCCCGACCTCACCGGCGCCGCGTTCTTCGACGTCGACAACACGATGATGATGGGCGCCTCCCTCTTCTGGTTCGCCCGAGGTCTGGCCGCCCGCAAGTACTTCTCCACCCGCGACATGCTCGGGTTCGTCTGGCAGCAGGCGAAGTTCCGCATCGGCGGCAACGAGGGCAATCCGGATGACATGCACACCATCCGCGAGAACGCGCTCGCGTTCGTCGCGGGCCGGCCGGTGTCGGAGATCGTCGAGGCCAGCGAGGAGATCTACGACGAGCTGATGGCCGACCGAATCTGGGCCGGCACCCGCGCGCTGGCGCAGCAGCACCTCGACGCCGGTCAGCGCGTCTGGCTCGTGACCGCGACCCCGGTCGAGCTGGCGAGCATCATCGCGCACCGGCTGGGGCTCACCGGCGCGCTCGGCACGGTCGCCGAGGTCCGCGACGGCAGGTACACCGGCCGGCTGGTCGGCGAGCTCATGCACGGCCCGGCGAAGGCCGAGGCGGTGCTCGCCCTGGCCGAGCGCGAGGGGCTGGACCTGTCCCGCTGCACCGCCTACAGCGACTCGGCCAACGACCTGCCGATGCTCTCGCTGACGGGGCACGCCGTCGCGGTGAACCCCGACACGGAGCTCAGGGCGGTGGCCCGGGCCCGCGGCTGGACGATCAAGGACTTCCGCACCGGCCGCAAGGCGGCGAAGATCGGCGTCCCGACCGTGGGCGTCGCCGCCCTGTCCGGCGGCCTGGTCGGCGGCGCGATCGCCCTGCGCAGGCGCAACAAGTTCCCGTGGTGA
- a CDS encoding helix-turn-helix domain-containing protein, with translation MTMPQRAAAPAMTRPGVPGPRPIGRPMAATMARPVAAPHPAAMPVGRPAVPAPRAAVTFLTVAEVAAMMRVSKMTVYRLVHAGELSAVRVGRSFRVPERAVQDYLRDAYTDIA, from the coding sequence ATGACCATGCCCCAGCGCGCAGCCGCCCCCGCCATGACCCGTCCGGGCGTGCCCGGCCCCCGGCCGATCGGCCGCCCCATGGCCGCCACCATGGCCCGCCCGGTCGCTGCCCCGCACCCGGCCGCCATGCCCGTCGGGCGTCCCGCCGTCCCGGCCCCCCGCGCCGCTGTCACCTTCCTGACCGTGGCCGAGGTCGCCGCGATGATGCGCGTCTCGAAGATGACCGTGTACCGCCTCGTCCACGCCGGCGAGCTCTCCGCCGTGCGCGTCGGCCGGTCCTTCCGCGTCCCGGAGCGCGCCGTGCAGGACTACCTGCGCGACGCGTACACCGACATCGCCTGA
- a CDS encoding helix-turn-helix domain-containing protein: MAGTDRPLVVSVVVADGLVGSFGLGVCAEVFGYDRRHMGLPRFDFGLVTETPGLLRTDTGIPITVEHGLDRVAQSDIVSITAWELFDRVPSPALLDAFREAHARGATIISHCTGAFVLAAAGLLDGKRVTTHWKYAGELAARYPQITVDPSVLYVDNGQVITGAGTAAGVDTLLHLVRREWGAGAANALAREMVVPPHRDGGQAQFIDAPVAACEDDLLGAVLEWASAHLAEDISVDLLARRALMSPRSFARRFKATTGTTPHAWLLGQRLAAAEALLEESDAPVEEIARLVGFGTAAGLREQFARRRGVSPRAYRQTFRAGAGSAGPAPVQLDGHRLRGSGVRGDQTLVEAEFGHPA, translated from the coding sequence ATGGCAGGAACGGACCGTCCGCTCGTCGTCAGCGTGGTCGTGGCCGACGGGCTCGTGGGCAGCTTCGGGCTCGGGGTGTGCGCCGAGGTGTTCGGCTACGACCGCCGGCACATGGGCCTGCCCAGGTTCGACTTCGGCCTGGTGACCGAGACCCCCGGGCTCCTGCGCACGGACACCGGCATCCCCATCACGGTCGAGCACGGGCTGGATCGGGTGGCCCAGTCCGACATCGTCTCGATCACCGCGTGGGAGCTGTTCGACCGCGTGCCGTCTCCGGCGCTGCTGGACGCCTTCCGCGAGGCGCACGCCCGGGGCGCGACGATCATCAGCCACTGCACCGGCGCGTTCGTCCTCGCCGCGGCGGGGCTGCTCGACGGCAAGCGGGTCACGACGCACTGGAAGTACGCCGGCGAGCTCGCCGCCCGCTATCCGCAGATCACCGTCGACCCGTCGGTCCTGTACGTCGACAACGGCCAGGTCATCACCGGCGCCGGGACGGCGGCCGGCGTGGACACGCTGCTGCACCTCGTGCGCCGCGAGTGGGGTGCCGGCGCGGCCAACGCGCTCGCCCGCGAGATGGTCGTGCCGCCGCACCGCGACGGTGGGCAGGCGCAGTTCATCGACGCGCCCGTGGCGGCCTGCGAGGACGACCTGCTGGGCGCCGTCCTGGAGTGGGCGAGCGCGCACCTGGCCGAGGACATCAGCGTCGACCTGCTCGCCCGCCGCGCGCTGATGAGCCCGCGCAGCTTCGCCCGGCGGTTCAAGGCGACGACCGGCACCACTCCGCACGCCTGGCTGCTCGGGCAGCGGCTGGCCGCGGCAGAGGCGTTGCTCGAGGAGTCCGACGCCCCGGTCGAGGAGATCGCGCGGCTCGTCGGCTTCGGGACGGCGGCCGGTCTCCGCGAGCAGTTCGCGCGCCGTCGCGGCGTCTCACCCCGCGCCTACCGGCAGACGTTCCGGGCCGGCGCCGGATCAGCCGGGCCGGCGCCGGTGCAGCTCGACGGGCACCGGCTTCGGGGAAGCGGGGTGCGGGGCGACCAGACCCTGGTCGAGGCGGAGTTCGGTCATCCGGCGTAG
- a CDS encoding DUF5667 domain-containing protein: MSVRDRSDHAREDVVVARLKQLAPVLDGEPDPAFRAATRARLVAMAAVRSPAPEPVTGLKRLLGFRAEDKVPVRWRARLTAGLAGAAMAVTAMATLVAVSTDAQPGDVLYGLKRGTEQTQLALAGDARGQTLLDFASTRLDEIERMVDDGPSALPPASWGAGSETVLAADADPALVIETLRTMDDQTRQGAEWLADRAVTTEDPGPLEDLGMWAAQQSADLTELQPRLPADARTAGAGSLELLGQITTRVTGLRDALECQFGPAVDGADAIGPVPVLCAAPEAPAPGGSGSGAGGTTGTGSVPGPSAPGSTTAPPATSGGVPVPSGVPGTGPTTGGSGGSGGGLEVPSAPVPSPSLPSLPPLNIPRELPGTGSSEPLIDIPIQDSLVDVCGGPVRLGDC, from the coding sequence GTGAGCGTGCGAGACCGCTCCGACCACGCCCGCGAGGACGTGGTCGTCGCGCGGCTGAAGCAGCTCGCCCCGGTGCTCGACGGGGAGCCCGATCCCGCGTTCCGCGCCGCGACGCGGGCCCGTCTCGTGGCCATGGCCGCCGTCCGGAGCCCGGCTCCCGAGCCGGTGACCGGACTGAAGCGGCTGCTCGGCTTTCGTGCCGAGGACAAGGTCCCCGTCCGGTGGCGGGCGCGACTGACCGCAGGACTGGCCGGAGCCGCGATGGCGGTCACCGCGATGGCCACGCTCGTGGCCGTCTCCACCGACGCGCAACCCGGCGACGTCCTCTACGGGCTCAAGCGCGGCACCGAGCAGACCCAGCTGGCTCTGGCGGGCGACGCGCGCGGCCAGACCCTGCTCGACTTCGCCAGCACGCGGCTCGACGAGATCGAGCGGATGGTGGACGACGGCCCGTCGGCGCTGCCCCCGGCCTCGTGGGGTGCCGGCAGCGAGACCGTCCTGGCTGCCGACGCCGACCCCGCGCTGGTGATCGAGACGCTGCGGACCATGGACGACCAGACGCGGCAGGGCGCCGAATGGCTCGCCGATCGCGCGGTGACCACCGAGGACCCCGGCCCGCTCGAGGACCTCGGGATGTGGGCCGCGCAGCAGTCGGCGGACCTGACCGAACTCCAGCCTCGCCTGCCGGCCGACGCCCGCACCGCCGGCGCCGGCTCGCTCGAGCTGCTCGGCCAGATCACGACGCGCGTGACCGGGTTGCGGGACGCGCTGGAGTGCCAGTTCGGGCCCGCCGTCGACGGCGCGGACGCGATCGGGCCGGTTCCGGTCCTCTGCGCGGCGCCCGAGGCACCGGCGCCCGGCGGAAGCGGTTCCGGTGCCGGCGGCACCACCGGCACCGGCTCGGTCCCCGGCCCCTCCGCGCCCGGCTCGACGACGGCGCCGCCTGCGACCTCGGGCGGGGTGCCGGTTCCCAGTGGCGTGCCCGGCACGGGACCGACGACCGGGGGGTCCGGCGGCTCGGGCGGCGGGCTCGAGGTCCCCTCGGCGCCCGTCCCGTCGCCGTCGCTCCCCTCGTTGCCGCCGCTGAACATCCCGCGGGAGCTGCCCGGCACGGGCTCGTCCGAGCCGCTGATCGACATCCCGATCCAGGACAGCCTGGTCGACGTGTGCGGCGGCCCGGTCCGGCTCGGCGACTGCTGA
- a CDS encoding DUF2157 domain-containing protein — translation MAEPDWNPDTGGRSLAEILREAGIESANRAARRRSWDDPEETGIRQRRAEAAAADGMAGRYGRRRSDQGGDPPVAERRQSERRAPAVDRRAAVPERREAGERRDLPERRQPRRPADPSTAAIPGLRPDRKPGVPSGATSTGMASGPVPSLPRQSSGRVASRPIESHPSTGPIPVVRPEHIEDLDDDDATPQESALAWLRFAGELVIALAAGVGVYFAATVLWDTVPHLAVLLAPLAVTGLVAGVGVWRQRQGREPVGLRLLAVLVFAGTLLTIAPAAGLLAAS, via the coding sequence ATGGCCGAACCGGACTGGAACCCGGACACGGGAGGACGCTCGCTCGCCGAGATCCTCCGCGAGGCCGGCATCGAGTCCGCCAACCGGGCCGCACGCCGCCGTTCCTGGGACGACCCCGAGGAAACGGGCATCCGGCAGCGGCGCGCCGAGGCCGCGGCCGCCGACGGCATGGCCGGCCGGTACGGACGGCGACGCAGCGACCAGGGCGGCGACCCGCCCGTGGCCGAGCGGCGCCAGTCCGAGCGGCGGGCCCCCGCGGTGGACCGCCGCGCGGCGGTGCCCGAGCGCCGGGAGGCCGGCGAGCGCCGCGATCTGCCCGAGCGCCGGCAACCCCGCCGTCCCGCCGATCCGTCGACCGCGGCCATCCCCGGCCTGCGCCCCGACCGCAAGCCGGGCGTCCCTTCGGGGGCGACCTCGACGGGCATGGCATCCGGCCCGGTGCCTTCCCTCCCGCGGCAGTCGTCCGGCCGGGTCGCCTCCCGGCCGATCGAGTCCCATCCGTCGACCGGGCCCATCCCGGTCGTGCGCCCCGAGCACATCGAGGACCTCGACGACGACGACGCGACGCCGCAGGAGAGCGCACTCGCCTGGCTCCGCTTCGCCGGCGAGCTGGTCATCGCCCTGGCGGCGGGCGTCGGCGTCTACTTCGCGGCCACCGTGCTCTGGGACACCGTTCCGCACCTCGCGGTCCTCCTGGCGCCCCTGGCGGTGACCGGCCTGGTGGCCGGTGTGGGCGTCTGGCGGCAACGACAGGGACGGGAGCCCGTCGGCCTGCGGTTGCTGGCCGTCCTCGTCTTCGCCGGGACGCTGCTGACGATCGCCCCCGCCGCGGGGTTGCTGGCCGCCTCCTAG